In Halapricum desulfuricans, a single window of DNA contains:
- a CDS encoding thioredoxin domain-containing protein, with translation MTDDPLARNRLENEESPYLQQHADNPVNWQPWDEAALEAARKRDRPIFLSIGYSSCHWCHVMAEESFEDETVAEVLNEQFVPIKVDREERPDLDSVYQTLAQLVSGRGGWPLSVWLTPDQQPFHVGTYFPREPRRGMPGFLEVLGKLRARYTDEREEIEARAEEWTEAVEDELSSTPERSGEVGDDLLARAGETAVQRADRTHGGFGSGGPKFPQTGRLRILLRAYGRTGREQFRTVATEALDAMVEGGIYDQVGGGFHRYATDREWVVPHFEKMLYDNAEIPRVLLLGYQATGEDRYAEAASETFEFLRRELRHPEGGLFSTLDARSAPPDDPGASEEGAFYTWTPAAVREAVGSETDADLFCDRYGITGAGNFEGETVLTRDAPIPELAEAYELDPDAVEDRLETARKQVFDARSERPRPNRDEKVLAGWNGLAISALASGGLVLDPSYAETAGEALSFCRRHLWDGSDDRLHRRYKDGDVRIDGYLEDYAFLARGAFDTYQVTGDLEHLSFALDLGDALVERFWDADAGTLYFTPAGGERLIARPQELSDQSTPSSAGVAAETLLALDGVRPDDRFAEVAAGVLETHADTIERDPLRHASLTLAADRYRNGSAELTIAAESIPDEWRDRLATTYLPARILTRRPPTADGLDAWLDRLEMADAPPIWAGRDARDGQPTVYACRAFACSPPQHDLEAAIEWLRD, from the coding sequence ATGACCGACGACCCGCTCGCGCGCAACCGCCTCGAGAACGAGGAGAGTCCGTACCTCCAGCAGCACGCCGACAACCCGGTCAACTGGCAACCCTGGGACGAGGCCGCACTCGAGGCCGCCCGCAAGCGCGACCGACCGATCTTCCTGTCGATCGGCTACTCCTCCTGTCACTGGTGTCACGTGATGGCCGAGGAGAGCTTCGAGGACGAGACGGTCGCCGAGGTGCTCAACGAACAGTTCGTTCCGATCAAGGTCGACCGCGAGGAACGGCCCGACCTCGACAGCGTCTACCAGACACTCGCCCAGCTGGTCAGCGGCCGCGGCGGCTGGCCGCTGTCGGTGTGGCTCACGCCCGACCAGCAGCCCTTCCACGTCGGGACGTACTTCCCGCGAGAGCCGCGCCGCGGGATGCCCGGCTTCCTGGAGGTGCTCGGGAAGTTGCGAGCCAGATACACCGACGAGCGCGAGGAGATCGAAGCCCGCGCCGAGGAGTGGACCGAAGCCGTCGAGGACGAACTCTCATCGACCCCCGAACGGTCGGGCGAGGTCGGCGACGACCTGCTAGCGAGAGCCGGCGAGACCGCGGTACAGCGCGCCGACCGCACGCACGGCGGGTTCGGATCGGGCGGCCCGAAGTTCCCCCAGACTGGGCGGCTCCGGATCCTGTTGCGTGCCTACGGGCGGACCGGTCGCGAACAGTTCCGGACCGTCGCGACCGAGGCGCTGGACGCGATGGTCGAGGGCGGGATCTACGATCAGGTCGGCGGCGGTTTCCACAGGTATGCGACCGATCGGGAGTGGGTCGTCCCGCACTTCGAGAAGATGCTCTACGATAACGCCGAGATCCCGCGCGTGCTCCTGTTGGGCTATCAGGCCACCGGCGAGGACCGCTACGCCGAAGCCGCCAGCGAGACCTTCGAGTTCCTTCGGCGAGAGCTTCGCCACCCCGAGGGCGGGCTGTTCAGCACGCTTGACGCGCGCAGCGCGCCGCCCGACGACCCCGGAGCGAGCGAGGAGGGGGCGTTCTACACCTGGACGCCCGCGGCGGTGCGCGAGGCCGTCGGGAGCGAGACCGACGCCGACCTGTTCTGTGATCGCTACGGCATCACCGGGGCCGGCAACTTCGAGGGCGAGACGGTCCTCACTCGCGACGCCCCGATTCCGGAGCTGGCGGAGGCGTACGAACTCGACCCGGATGCCGTCGAGGATCGACTCGAAACCGCCCGCAAGCAGGTCTTCGACGCGCGGAGCGAGCGACCGCGACCGAACCGCGACGAGAAGGTACTGGCCGGCTGGAACGGGCTGGCGATCTCGGCGCTCGCGTCGGGCGGGCTCGTCCTCGATCCGTCGTACGCCGAGACGGCCGGCGAGGCGCTGTCGTTCTGTCGTCGACACCTCTGGGACGGATCCGACGACCGCCTGCACCGTCGATACAAGGACGGCGATGTCCGGATCGACGGGTATCTCGAGGATTACGCTTTCCTCGCGCGCGGCGCGTTCGACACCTACCAAGTGACCGGTGACCTCGAACACCTGTCGTTCGCGCTCGACCTCGGCGACGCGTTGGTCGAGCGGTTCTGGGACGCCGACGCCGGGACGCTGTACTTCACGCCCGCCGGCGGTGAACGCCTGATCGCCCGGCCACAGGAGCTGTCCGATCAGTCCACGCCCTCGAGCGCGGGCGTCGCCGCCGAGACGCTGCTCGCGCTCGATGGCGTCCGGCCGGACGATCGCTTTGCCGAGGTTGCCGCGGGCGTACTCGAGACGCACGCCGACACGATCGAACGCGACCCGCTCCGACACGCGTCGCTGACGCTGGCGGCCGATCGCTACCGGAACGGCTCGGCCGAGCTCACGATCGCCGCCGAGTCGATCCCCGACGAGTGGCGAGATCGGCTGGCGACGACCTATCTACCGGCCCGGATCCTGACTCGTCGGCCGCCGACGGCCGACGGACTGGACGCGTGGCTCGATCGGCTCGAGATGGCCGACGCGCCACCGATCTGGGCCGGCCGGGACGCTCGTGACGGGCAGCCGACAGTCTACGCCTGCCGGGCGTTCGCGTGCTCGCCGCCCCAGCACGACCTCGAGGCGGCGATCGAGTGGCTGCGAGACTAG
- a CDS encoding thioredoxin family protein, producing MSLDTMEPDPVFNEDAHTDTIDTLAEHDELTYIVWGGDWCGDCRAQLPTLGAALQAAGVDDDRIEEIPVEKLDDGSKAGPKVEAYGIEYIPTVVVEHDDTEIARFVEQEPVSIPVYLAERIREYFGQN from the coding sequence ATGAGTCTCGACACGATGGAGCCGGATCCCGTTTTCAACGAAGACGCACACACCGATACGATCGACACGCTTGCCGAACACGACGAGCTGACCTACATCGTCTGGGGCGGCGACTGGTGTGGCGACTGTCGCGCCCAGTTGCCGACGCTCGGCGCGGCCCTGCAGGCGGCCGGCGTCGACGACGACAGAATCGAGGAGATCCCCGTCGAGAAACTGGACGACGGCTCGAAAGCCGGCCCGAAAGTCGAGGCGTACGGGATCGAGTACATCCCGACCGTGGTTGTTGAGCACGACGACACGGAAATCGCCCGCTTCGTCGAGCAAGAGCCGGTCTCGATCCCGGTCTACCTGGCCGAGCGGATCCGTGAGTACTTCGGGCAGAACTAG
- a CDS encoding rubrerythrin-like domain-containing protein — protein MPHSQDVEGTNDPESPSQYECLQCGTIVEATTNPGTCSCGGDFHNRAKSLE, from the coding sequence ATGCCACATAGCCAGGATGTCGAAGGTACGAACGATCCGGAATCGCCGTCGCAATACGAGTGTCTCCAGTGTGGGACGATCGTCGAGGCGACGACAAACCCCGGAACCTGTAGTTGCGGCGGCGACTTCCACAACCGGGCGAAATCGCTCGAGTAG